A part of Paenibacillus donghaensis genomic DNA contains:
- a CDS encoding HAD family hydrolase → MKKAIFLDFYGTVVHENGPQSYKVIERVFNSGNASSPEEAVLHWSHTFQKRLEGAQGDNHRLQYDLALESFEEVLDHFNSKENAKELCDLMVDHWCNPPIYDDAKKFLRYSNLPIYFVTNSDDSFINQAINNHGLKANGIITSEQAKYSKPMKEIFLYALEKSGLKAHEVVHIGDSLSSDIECANAAGIEAIWLNRYNKPVPTGITAASNFEEIPKYISLSKGQ, encoded by the coding sequence ATGAAAAAAGCCATTTTCCTAGATTTTTACGGAACAGTTGTACATGAAAATGGACCACAGTCCTATAAAGTGATTGAGAGAGTATTCAATAGTGGAAATGCAAGTTCTCCGGAAGAAGCCGTGCTACATTGGAGTCATACGTTTCAGAAAAGATTAGAGGGCGCACAGGGGGATAATCATCGCTTACAGTATGACCTCGCTCTCGAGAGCTTTGAAGAAGTCCTGGACCATTTTAATTCTAAGGAGAATGCCAAAGAACTATGTGATCTGATGGTTGACCACTGGTGCAACCCACCAATCTATGACGACGCAAAAAAGTTCTTGAGATACTCAAATCTCCCCATTTATTTCGTGACAAATAGTGATGATTCATTCATAAATCAAGCTATAAATAACCACGGATTAAAAGCGAATGGAATTATTACTAGCGAGCAGGCCAAATATTCAAAACCTATGAAAGAAATTTTCTTGTATGCTCTCGAAAAATCGGGTTTGAAGGCTCATGAAGTAGTACATATTGGAGATTCATTGAGCAGTGATATTGAGTGCGCGAACGCAGCAGGAATAGAAGCAATTTGGTTAAATCGGTACAACAAACCTGTGCCTACAGGGATAACTGCAGCATCCAACTTTGAAGAAATCCCCAAATATATTAGCCTGAGTAAGGGTCAGTAA
- a CDS encoding NAD/NADP transhydrogenase alpha subunit, translating to MKCISVYTNNFEVFSDIFDRVVDSPLEENEEQEVEGITISHSGDVPEHYLERMSVKPEVVVMRDKARGLTILQHGKVFEILLPVLETA from the coding sequence ATGAAATGCATTTCTGTATACACCAATAATTTTGAAGTATTTTCCGATATTTTTGACCGCGTAGTGGACAGCCCGCTGGAAGAGAATGAAGAGCAGGAAGTTGAAGGCATCACGATCAGCCATTCCGGCGACGTACCTGAGCATTACCTGGAGCGGATGTCCGTAAAGCCTGAGGTTGTTGTGATGAGAGACAAAGCCCGCGGCCTGACCATTCTTCAGCACGGCAAGGTATTTGAAATCCTGTTGCCTGTACTGGAAACAGCTTAA
- the nth gene encoding endonuclease III, with amino-acid sequence MNASQVRHILDTIGDLFPDAHCELNHSNAFELTIAVLLSAQCTDATVNKVTVDLFQKYKTPLDYVSVPAEELEGDIRRIGLYRNKAKHIQSLCAILIEQYGGEIPQAHDHLVTLPGVGRKTANVVVSNAFGVPAIAVDTHVERVSKRLALAGWKDSVLEVEKKLMKAVPRDEWTLTHHRLIFFGRYHCKAQNPQCQVCPLLDVCREGKKRMKTAVVSKTKNKQPAVKDLEMKKRMG; translated from the coding sequence ATGAATGCATCACAAGTCCGCCACATTCTGGATACCATCGGTGACTTGTTCCCGGACGCACATTGCGAGCTGAATCACAGCAACGCTTTTGAACTGACTATCGCGGTGTTGCTGTCTGCCCAATGCACAGATGCGACCGTCAATAAGGTTACTGTAGACCTGTTCCAGAAGTACAAAACGCCGCTTGATTATGTGTCAGTTCCGGCAGAGGAGCTGGAGGGAGATATCCGCCGAATCGGCTTGTACCGCAACAAGGCCAAGCATATTCAGAGCCTCTGCGCCATTCTGATTGAACAGTACGGCGGCGAAATTCCACAGGCTCATGATCATCTGGTAACCTTGCCGGGTGTTGGGCGCAAGACGGCCAATGTCGTGGTTTCGAATGCTTTTGGCGTGCCGGCCATCGCTGTGGATACCCATGTGGAAAGGGTATCCAAACGTTTGGCCCTGGCTGGCTGGAAGGATTCGGTGCTGGAGGTGGAGAAGAAGCTGATGAAGGCGGTCCCGCGAGACGAATGGACGCTGACGCATCACCGGCTGATTTTCTTTGGAAGGTACCACTGCAAGGCGCAGAACCCGCAATGTCAGGTCTGTCCGCTGCTCGATGTGTGCCGGGAAGGCAAGAAACGTATGAAAACGGCTGTAGTCAGCAAAACTAAGAACAAGCAGCCGGCAGTTAAAGACTTAGAGATGAAGAAGAGGATGGGATAG
- a CDS encoding S-layer homology domain-containing protein, which yields MSAQKRSQRTLSAYSSKVASAVLTGTLVFGGAGAAFAAPTATAKPTATAKPTATAKPTATAKPTATAKPTATAKPTATAEPTATAKPTATAKPTATATATATATPAPTISPAAATVTGAFKDVKTGFWAEKHIYKLASQSIVVGNNGQFRPGDSVTQQEAVLMALRFMKLQGNVDANTSVVLPDNFKVSNYYKSYVVYALQQGLLNKTAEMAESNLKTSWGERAASREWVAELLIRALGKDGDAAAVGNQPTGFADDAKVSPSKRGYINAAVSLGLANGVDGKRFDPQGAVTRAQLTTFFSRAEAHNTLEYDNTAKGTISQLKDGKLSLFGDGSGLNTTFNLNANTAYFTSTSEARISLNDLQPYTKVTVIGSTYNAAYIEVTDPTPQVETLSGSLAKIVPGNKLWLESATTYDEYFYDADTPFVDGNGNKIDAAAISTGSVVTLHRETYSGSHKVVKVQVTSGVVNKTNTGTIQSIDLTGKKISFKNAEGAAETFAWEDGTTIFRSANAVLTAAELKPNSAVKYTIKDNLIRSVEVTQGVERTVDGVLFELTDSSVVYKKADGTREVKLLAPTPAVSIPNTVNPVTADLIADQTGGDNIRLTLNASEQVTRIEVLSRQIEQYNAAVVVDYNTKTQLLTITDSNKKPHVVQLDLNTKLAYDGVATPTISGMALRLAENRKVDVVSIGQRALSVKISTGYEGVVTAINTSSRTFAMKTTNGESLTLPYPAGIDYFGRKNAVITDIPVNSAVTAVLSENQDIIAVLRVKSAMQVEVASVNTTAGKLGVKWSGGTSEMYTSVSPITNESGQALNLADLKAGDFLNITFDGSSPIAIQLVKVIAGQVTAVDATTGAMAIRDFTGTVQNISVAGAVRITRDSATSTALSTITAADRIEVRKDADGATLIRVLPQQSRMFSRFDAANNKITVKRTNLDDNNYNFYLAPNVYIHQGDTTLSVQSLKENDNIIVYFNNDIVVEIAKQ from the coding sequence TTGTCCGCGCAAAAAAGATCACAACGTACGCTGAGTGCCTATTCTTCCAAGGTAGCATCTGCTGTCCTTACAGGAACACTGGTGTTCGGCGGAGCCGGCGCGGCGTTCGCCGCACCAACAGCGACAGCTAAACCAACAGCGACAGCTAAACCAACAGCGACAGCTAAACCAACAGCGACAGCTAAACCAACAGCGACAGCTAAACCAACAGCGACAGCCAAACCAACAGCGACAGCTGAACCAACGGCGACAGCCAAACCAACAGCGACAGCCAAACCAACAGCAACAGCAACAGCAACAGCAACAGCAACACCAGCACCAACAATATCGCCAGCAGCAGCCACGGTCACCGGAGCATTCAAAGATGTAAAAACCGGTTTTTGGGCCGAAAAACATATTTATAAATTGGCTTCCCAGAGCATTGTGGTCGGGAACAACGGACAATTCCGTCCCGGAGATTCTGTGACCCAGCAGGAAGCTGTACTTATGGCTCTGCGTTTCATGAAGCTGCAGGGCAATGTGGATGCCAATACGTCTGTAGTGTTGCCGGATAATTTCAAGGTGTCCAATTATTATAAATCTTATGTAGTGTATGCCTTGCAGCAAGGGCTGCTGAACAAGACGGCAGAGATGGCAGAGAGCAATCTCAAGACTTCATGGGGCGAACGTGCGGCTTCCCGCGAATGGGTGGCAGAACTGTTGATCCGTGCATTGGGCAAAGACGGAGACGCCGCTGCAGTCGGCAATCAGCCTACGGGCTTCGCTGATGACGCTAAGGTATCTCCCAGCAAACGCGGGTACATTAACGCAGCGGTAAGTCTTGGCCTGGCCAACGGCGTGGACGGCAAACGTTTTGATCCCCAAGGAGCGGTAACCCGTGCGCAGTTGACTACGTTCTTCAGCCGGGCAGAGGCCCATAATACCCTGGAGTATGACAACACCGCCAAGGGTACGATCAGCCAGCTGAAGGATGGCAAGCTGTCTCTGTTCGGCGACGGGAGCGGCCTCAACACGACCTTTAATCTGAATGCGAATACCGCTTATTTCACCAGCACCTCCGAGGCCAGAATCAGCTTGAACGACTTGCAGCCCTACACCAAAGTAACGGTTATCGGCTCAACCTACAATGCTGCTTATATTGAAGTAACTGATCCTACACCACAGGTGGAGACCCTGTCCGGCAGTCTCGCCAAAATTGTGCCGGGAAACAAGCTCTGGCTGGAGTCGGCAACAACATATGATGAATATTTCTATGATGCCGATACTCCGTTTGTGGATGGGAACGGCAACAAGATAGATGCTGCGGCGATTTCCACAGGCAGTGTAGTCACATTGCACCGTGAAACCTACAGCGGCTCCCATAAAGTGGTTAAGGTCCAGGTAACTTCCGGAGTGGTGAATAAGACCAATACCGGCACGATCCAGAGCATTGACCTCACAGGCAAAAAAATCAGCTTCAAAAATGCCGAGGGTGCTGCGGAGACCTTTGCTTGGGAGGATGGTACAACGATTTTCAGATCAGCAAATGCGGTACTGACCGCGGCTGAGTTGAAGCCGAATTCAGCTGTGAAATACACGATCAAGGATAATCTGATCCGTTCGGTAGAGGTAACCCAAGGAGTTGAACGCACGGTGGACGGCGTGTTGTTCGAATTGACGGATTCTTCCGTCGTTTACAAAAAAGCCGATGGCACCCGAGAAGTTAAACTGCTGGCACCCACCCCGGCCGTAAGCATTCCCAACACGGTAAACCCGGTTACTGCCGATCTGATCGCTGACCAGACAGGCGGGGACAATATCCGGCTGACGTTGAATGCAAGTGAACAGGTTACCCGGATCGAAGTGTTAAGCCGCCAGATTGAACAATACAACGCAGCGGTGGTAGTGGACTATAATACCAAAACTCAGCTGCTTACCATTACAGACAGCAATAAGAAACCACATGTCGTTCAGCTAGACCTCAATACCAAGCTGGCTTATGATGGCGTGGCAACACCAACCATAAGCGGCATGGCACTACGGCTCGCCGAGAACCGTAAGGTGGATGTGGTCTCCATCGGACAGCGGGCGCTGTCGGTGAAGATCAGCACAGGTTATGAGGGAGTGGTAACTGCCATAAATACTTCAAGCAGAACCTTCGCCATGAAGACGACCAATGGGGAGAGCCTCACTTTGCCGTATCCGGCAGGTATTGATTATTTTGGCCGCAAAAATGCTGTTATTACTGATATTCCTGTTAATAGTGCAGTTACAGCCGTTCTGTCGGAGAACCAGGATATCATCGCCGTGCTGCGCGTCAAATCCGCTATGCAGGTGGAAGTGGCTTCCGTGAATACTACAGCCGGCAAGTTGGGTGTGAAGTGGTCCGGGGGCACTTCAGAAATGTATACCTCCGTTAGTCCGATTACAAATGAGAGTGGACAAGCGCTTAATCTGGCTGACCTGAAGGCTGGAGATTTCCTGAATATTACCTTTGATGGCAGCTCACCGATTGCAATCCAACTGGTGAAGGTAATTGCGGGACAGGTTACAGCAGTGGATGCAACTACCGGAGCCATGGCGATTCGTGATTTCACGGGTACTGTGCAGAATATTTCGGTAGCGGGTGCGGTCAGAATTACCCGTGACTCGGCTACCAGCACTGCCCTCAGCACTATCACTGCAGCTGACCGGATTGAAGTCAGAAAAGATGCCGACGGTGCAACCCTGATCCGGGTGCTGCCGCAGCAGAGCCGGATGTTCTCCCGCTTCGATGCGGCAAATAATAAGATTACAGTGAAACGCACCAATCTGGATGACAACAATTACAACTTCTATTTGGCTCCAAATGTATATATTCATCAAGGTGACACTACATTATCCGTGCAATCTCTCAAAGAAAATGATAATATTATAGTATATTTCAATAACGATATTGTAGTTGAGATTGCGAAACAATAA
- a CDS encoding GerMN domain-containing protein: MMIRPKLSTAGIAILLMAVIAGCGDKPAAAPNNGANLATPAVASGADENNSNTAPEASNDAESTPAPTQTPAPAETASPAPETSPAAAEKQSQSIDVYYTDSQIMELVPAKAEISFADDTEKYTEAFKALQTSENKDLVPLWEKIELLSLKFADGQVLIDIHKPVEAQLGAGGEAYAISALTQTYFQFPEVKSLEVLVDGEQIESLMGHVDLEHPFTKGSNQ; this comes from the coding sequence ATGATGATCAGACCTAAACTAAGTACAGCAGGTATAGCGATTCTATTGATGGCGGTAATCGCCGGCTGTGGGGATAAACCGGCAGCGGCTCCGAATAACGGAGCGAACCTGGCTACACCGGCTGTAGCCAGCGGTGCCGACGAGAACAACAGCAATACTGCCCCGGAAGCTTCAAACGATGCAGAAAGCACCCCGGCACCGACACAGACACCGGCACCAGCGGAAACCGCCAGTCCGGCTCCGGAAACGTCACCTGCAGCGGCCGAGAAGCAGAGCCAGAGCATTGATGTGTATTACACAGATTCACAGATTATGGAGCTTGTGCCTGCCAAGGCTGAAATCAGCTTCGCGGACGACACAGAGAAATATACCGAAGCCTTCAAGGCGCTGCAGACCAGCGAGAACAAGGATTTGGTACCGCTGTGGGAAAAAATTGAGCTGTTGTCGCTGAAATTTGCCGACGGTCAGGTATTGATTGATATCCACAAACCGGTGGAAGCTCAACTCGGAGCGGGCGGGGAAGCTTATGCAATCAGCGCATTGACCCAGACCTATTTCCAGTTTCCGGAGGTCAAGAGCCTCGAAGTGCTGGTAGATGGCGAGCAGATTGAGAGTCTGATGGGCCATGTCGATCTGGAGCATCCATTTACAAAGGGCAGCAACCAATAA
- a CDS encoding N-acetylmuramoyl-L-alanine amidase family protein produces MKKLGCMLLVLLFVWFIPQTGHAAAVNSKIVLDGKELKAGQNTQVENVNGTVMVPLRMIAENLGYKVGWNQQSKTITIEQEGKIVRLAVNQTAASVDDKTLILTEAPVLRTDTTLVPIRFIGEQFGLTVNWDNTAKIVDLITPEIPADNGGAGTGEATPSEETTSNLALVNGLSFNENRLSIAISGNTDPAVSKITGPNRIVIDLPNTTFSDLFGTGQLLSPDLNGSLAVTGHPDVSGVRYSLYNTSPYTVRFVIDLNSAKNYNVNISGDDSSRLIVIDLNAANPADTTTQPGNSGRKQVVLDAGHGAKDSGAVGVTGKYEKNVNLAIVLKAAALLKQENNIDVVLTRSDDTFLELKERAAIANNLQADLFISVHSNSGSTAASGTETYYQRESSKAFAAVMHKYLVQATGLSDRGVRYGNFHVIRETKMPAVLLEIGYLSNKKDEALLFTEELQNKVAASMVKGIKEYLGLK; encoded by the coding sequence ATGAAGAAATTAGGTTGTATGCTGTTGGTGCTGCTGTTTGTATGGTTTATTCCGCAAACAGGACATGCCGCTGCCGTGAACAGCAAGATTGTTCTGGACGGCAAGGAACTAAAGGCAGGGCAGAACACCCAGGTAGAGAATGTAAATGGCACTGTTATGGTCCCTCTCAGGATGATAGCCGAGAATCTGGGTTATAAGGTGGGCTGGAACCAGCAGAGCAAGACCATTACTATTGAGCAAGAGGGCAAAATTGTCAGACTCGCAGTCAATCAGACGGCAGCATCGGTAGACGACAAGACTTTAATTCTGACCGAAGCTCCAGTGCTTCGCACGGATACGACACTGGTGCCGATCCGCTTCATCGGTGAGCAGTTTGGCCTTACGGTCAATTGGGACAATACGGCTAAGATCGTAGACCTTATTACCCCGGAAATACCCGCAGATAACGGCGGAGCAGGTACAGGAGAAGCTACACCTTCGGAGGAGACCACCAGCAATCTGGCGTTGGTCAACGGCCTCAGCTTTAATGAGAACCGCTTGAGCATTGCCATCAGCGGCAACACAGATCCCGCAGTATCGAAGATTACGGGTCCGAACCGGATCGTAATCGATCTGCCCAATACCACCTTCTCGGACCTGTTCGGCACAGGACAGCTATTGAGTCCTGATCTGAACGGCAGTCTGGCGGTGACAGGTCATCCGGATGTATCGGGAGTGAGGTATTCCCTTTACAATACCAGCCCGTATACTGTTCGTTTTGTGATCGACCTAAATTCAGCGAAGAATTATAATGTGAATATTTCCGGTGATGACAGCTCCAGGCTGATCGTCATTGACCTAAATGCTGCGAATCCTGCGGATACAACTACCCAACCTGGAAACAGCGGACGCAAGCAGGTAGTGCTGGATGCCGGGCACGGAGCCAAGGATTCAGGCGCAGTGGGTGTAACGGGCAAATACGAGAAGAATGTAAATCTGGCCATCGTCCTTAAAGCGGCAGCGCTGCTGAAGCAAGAGAACAATATTGATGTGGTGCTGACCCGCAGTGATGATACCTTCCTGGAGCTGAAGGAGCGGGCAGCAATTGCGAATAATCTCCAAGCAGACCTGTTCATTTCTGTTCACTCCAACAGCGGGTCCACAGCGGCCAGCGGCACGGAAACCTATTACCAGAGGGAGTCGAGCAAGGCATTTGCTGCTGTGATGCACAAATATCTCGTTCAGGCAACCGGACTCAGCGACCGTGGAGTGCGCTACGGCAATTTCCATGTGATCCGGGAGACCAAAATGCCTGCGGTGCTGCTTGAGATCGGCTACCTCAGCAACAAGAAGGATGAGGCGCTGCTGTTTACAGAAGAGCTGCAGAACAAGGTTGCGGCCTCCATGGTCAAAGGAATCAAAGAATATCTCGGACTGAAATAA
- a CDS encoding N-acetylmuramoyl-L-alanine amidase has product MRRTSYRVLLLLLLPLLLLSFTGREAAAAAGPGKIIMDNRELPLPSGIVLENVDGSVMIPIRVVVENLGFEVLWEQKSRVVTVQQAGKSVALAVGSKQATSGGVSLDLNAAPKQSGGTVLVPIRFIGEQFGLKVGWDNKDKTVYLTGSGAAVNESVTEAGSLGTTAGTSAPELAVNTPQPSAVPSPTPGATASQVPVNGTATQTPAPIEYLPGSSASPLPQDGNTAVEAPLVKGAIFAENQLIIAASGGVTPVVTKITGPDRIVVDFPGANFAADFTGSGLLPQAGSNGGYQGKLDISGYPGITDIRYALFTVSPPTVRFVIETLADQPYMLSTDAATGLVTIDLNVDAVSSAPADLALNGKPVVVLDAGHGGSQPGAISVSKKQEKDFNFAVIRKAGAVLEAEGLVQVVYTRSEDITLSLADRVKIAETAKASLFVSVHANAMPSTIKNWSKVTGSETYYSRSDSLPLARIMHKHLVAGTGLKDNGIRSKSLHVTRETSMPAVLLEAGYLTNTSDDVLLYSEALQDRLAGEIAAGIKEYLGL; this is encoded by the coding sequence ATGAGAAGAACCAGCTACAGGGTATTGCTGCTATTATTACTACCGCTGTTATTGCTTTCCTTCACTGGCCGTGAAGCTGCTGCCGCAGCAGGACCGGGCAAGATCATTATGGACAACCGGGAGCTGCCGCTGCCCAGTGGAATTGTTCTGGAGAATGTGGACGGGAGCGTAATGATTCCAATCCGCGTTGTGGTGGAGAATCTGGGCTTTGAGGTGCTGTGGGAGCAGAAGTCGCGTGTTGTTACCGTACAGCAGGCAGGCAAAAGTGTAGCGCTGGCTGTAGGCAGCAAGCAGGCCACGTCAGGCGGTGTGAGTCTGGACCTTAACGCCGCCCCGAAACAGTCAGGAGGCACGGTACTTGTGCCGATCCGCTTCATCGGGGAGCAATTTGGGCTGAAGGTGGGCTGGGACAACAAGGACAAAACCGTGTATCTGACGGGCAGTGGCGCAGCGGTGAATGAGAGCGTTACCGAAGCGGGCAGCCTTGGCACTACGGCAGGAACCAGCGCGCCGGAGCTGGCTGTGAATACGCCGCAGCCAAGCGCTGTCCCGTCGCCTACTCCGGGCGCAACTGCCAGTCAGGTGCCGGTCAACGGAACGGCAACACAGACGCCGGCTCCAATCGAATACCTGCCGGGATCTTCAGCCAGCCCGCTGCCGCAGGACGGCAACACCGCTGTGGAAGCGCCGCTGGTCAAAGGTGCCATCTTCGCGGAGAACCAGCTGATCATTGCCGCTTCGGGCGGTGTGACACCAGTCGTCACGAAGATCACGGGTCCTGACCGGATTGTTGTGGATTTCCCTGGAGCGAACTTCGCTGCGGACTTCACGGGCAGTGGCCTGCTGCCGCAGGCAGGCAGCAACGGAGGTTACCAGGGCAAGCTGGATATCAGCGGATACCCCGGCATCACTGATATACGTTATGCTCTGTTCACTGTCAGTCCGCCAACTGTACGCTTTGTAATCGAGACCCTGGCGGACCAGCCTTATATGCTGAGCACGGATGCAGCCACAGGGCTGGTAACCATTGATTTGAACGTAGACGCGGTAAGCTCAGCCCCGGCAGACTTGGCTCTGAATGGCAAGCCGGTTGTTGTGCTGGATGCCGGTCATGGCGGGTCACAGCCCGGAGCGATCAGTGTCTCCAAGAAGCAGGAAAAGGACTTTAATTTCGCGGTCATCCGCAAGGCGGGAGCTGTGCTGGAAGCTGAAGGGCTGGTACAGGTGGTGTATACCCGTTCAGAGGATATTACACTCAGCCTGGCAGACCGTGTGAAGATCGCCGAGACGGCCAAGGCAAGTCTGTTTGTCTCCGTGCATGCCAATGCCATGCCTTCTACGATCAAGAATTGGAGCAAGGTTACCGGAAGCGAGACCTACTATTCCCGCAGTGACAGTCTGCCGCTGGCACGGATTATGCATAAGCATCTGGTGGCGGGAACCGGACTTAAGGATAACGGAATACGCAGCAAAAGCCTGCATGTGACAAGGGAAACGAGTATGCCTGCGGTGCTGCTGGAGGCAGGATATTTGACCAATACCAGCGATGACGTCTTGTTGTACAGCGAAGCTCTGCAGGACAGGCTGGCTGGAGAAATCGCAGCAGGAATCAAGGAGTATCTCGGTTTATAG
- the leuD gene encoding 3-isopropylmalate dehydratase small subunit yields the protein MDAFTKLTGIVAPVDRVNVDTDAIIPKQFLKRIERTGFGQFLFYEWRFDEAGQDNPTFEMNKPRYQGASVLISRANFGCGSSREHAPWAILDYGFKVVISPSYADIFYNNCFKNGILPIKLSESQVDELFKRTAEHDGYQLTVDLENNKLNDNYGLEITFELDEHRRQFLLQGLDDIGLTLQHADEITAYEELHAAKLFS from the coding sequence ATGGATGCATTTACAAAGTTAACAGGAATCGTAGCCCCGGTAGACCGGGTTAATGTAGATACGGATGCGATTATACCAAAGCAGTTTCTGAAACGGATCGAACGTACCGGGTTTGGCCAATTTCTTTTTTATGAATGGCGTTTTGATGAGGCAGGTCAGGACAATCCAACTTTCGAGATGAACAAGCCGCGTTACCAGGGGGCTTCAGTGCTGATCTCACGGGCCAACTTCGGCTGCGGCTCCTCCCGGGAGCATGCACCTTGGGCCATTCTGGACTACGGCTTCAAGGTCGTCATCTCGCCTTCTTACGCAGATATCTTCTATAATAACTGCTTCAAGAATGGGATTCTGCCGATCAAGTTGTCCGAGAGCCAGGTGGATGAGCTGTTTAAACGCACCGCAGAGCATGATGGATATCAGCTGACCGTTGACCTTGAGAATAACAAGCTGAACGACAATTACGGCTTGGAGATTACCTTTGAGCTGGATGAGCACCGCCGCCAGTTTCTGCTGCAGGGGCTGGATGATATCGGCTTGACGCTTCAGCATGCGGACGAGATTACAGCTTATGAGGAACTTCATGCAGCCAAGCTGTTCTCCTAA
- the leuC gene encoding 3-isopropylmalate dehydratase large subunit codes for MGNKTMFEKIWDNHVIHQEDNKPSILYIDLHLVHEVTSPQAFEGLRLSGRKVRRPELTFATMDHNVPTTDRYNIKDPISKQQIDTLSQNCRDFGVKLYDLDNIDQGVVHVMGPEIGLTHPGKTIVCGDSHTSTHGAFGALAFGIGTSEVEHVLATQCLQQSKAKTMEIRFTGKRNPGVTAKDLILGVIAKYGTDFATGYVIEYTGEVIRELSMEERMTVCNMSIEGGARAGLIAPDETTFNYLRGREYVPQGEAYDAAVERWKQLVSDEGAQYDTTLEFDVQTLIPQVTWGTSPGMGADITSSVPNPADFTTENERKAAEKALEYMDLAPGTPISEIPIDYVFIGSCTNGRIEDLRAAAQVAQGHKVSSQVTAIVVPGSGRVKLQAEKEGLDRIFTEAGFEWREAGCSMCLAMNPDVLQPGQRCASTSNRNFEGRQGRGGRTHLVSPAMAAAAAIEGHFTDIRDWNYKTEAVSV; via the coding sequence ATGGGCAACAAGACAATGTTTGAGAAGATTTGGGACAATCACGTGATTCATCAAGAGGACAATAAACCGAGTATTTTGTATATCGACCTGCACCTGGTGCATGAGGTTACTTCTCCGCAGGCCTTTGAGGGACTTCGCCTGAGCGGCCGCAAGGTACGCCGTCCGGAGCTTACTTTCGCAACCATGGATCATAACGTGCCGACTACCGACCGTTACAACATTAAGGACCCGATCTCCAAGCAGCAGATTGATACGCTGTCGCAGAACTGCCGCGATTTCGGAGTGAAGCTGTATGATCTGGACAACATTGATCAGGGGGTCGTTCACGTTATGGGTCCGGAAATCGGACTTACTCATCCAGGCAAAACAATTGTCTGCGGCGACAGCCACACCTCGACTCACGGTGCTTTTGGCGCATTGGCGTTCGGGATTGGTACCAGTGAAGTCGAGCATGTGCTCGCTACACAATGTCTGCAGCAGTCCAAGGCCAAGACGATGGAGATCCGTTTCACCGGCAAACGCAATCCCGGAGTTACCGCGAAGGACTTGATCCTGGGCGTAATCGCCAAATACGGCACGGATTTCGCAACTGGTTATGTAATTGAATACACCGGTGAAGTGATCCGCGAGCTGTCGATGGAAGAGCGCATGACGGTCTGCAACATGTCGATCGAAGGCGGGGCAAGAGCGGGACTGATTGCGCCGGACGAAACAACCTTCAACTACCTGCGTGGACGTGAATATGTGCCGCAAGGCGAAGCTTACGACGCTGCAGTCGAGAGATGGAAGCAACTGGTCAGCGACGAAGGTGCACAATATGACACTACCCTTGAATTTGATGTGCAAACCCTGATTCCGCAGGTTACCTGGGGCACAAGCCCGGGCATGGGCGCGGATATTACCTCCAGCGTGCCGAATCCGGCTGATTTCACTACCGAGAATGAACGCAAAGCTGCTGAAAAAGCGCTTGAATATATGGACCTGGCTCCAGGCACGCCGATCTCCGAAATTCCGATTGATTATGTGTTTATCGGCTCTTGCACCAACGGCCGGATTGAGGATCTGCGGGCGGCTGCTCAGGTAGCCCAAGGACACAAGGTATCTTCCCAAGTGACTGCGATTGTTGTACCAGGCTCCGGCCGGGTCAAGCTGCAGGCGGAGAAAGAAGGTCTCGACAGAATCTTTACTGAAGCTGGTTTCGAATGGCGGGAAGCGGGATGCAGCATGTGCCTGGCGATGAACCCGGATGTTCTGCAGCCTGGACAACGCTGCGCTTCGACTTCGAACCGCAACTTTGAAGGACGCCAGGGACGCGGCGGACGCACCCATCTGGTTTCTCCGGCAATGGCGGCAGCGGCTGCGATTGAAGGACATTTCACCGACATTCGCGACTGGAATTACAAGACCGAAGCTGTCAGCGTATAG